Proteins from one Xenorhabdus griffiniae genomic window:
- the tesB gene encoding acyl-CoA thioesterase II produces MSQALQNLINLIHLEKIEEGIYRGQSEDLGFPQVFGGQVIGQALYAAKQTVADDRMIHSFHSYFLRPGDSHKPIIYDIEVLRDGKSFSARRVSAIQNGHPIFYMTASFQGHEESFEHQNTMPLVPSPEELDSQDEIVKKMASSLPAKFKKVFSTPPLEMKFVPLQNLPNHSSPVPVRYVWFRSNGKMPEEPVIHHCLLGYASDFNFLPTALQPHGVKFMAANMQIATIDHSMWYHRPFNMDDWLLYSIESPSASGARGFVRGHIYNRAGVLIASAVQEGVIRKL; encoded by the coding sequence ATGAGTCAAGCATTACAAAACTTAATTAACTTGATACATTTAGAAAAAATAGAAGAAGGTATTTACCGAGGACAAAGTGAAGACTTAGGATTTCCTCAAGTTTTCGGTGGTCAAGTCATAGGCCAGGCGCTATATGCAGCAAAACAAACCGTTGCGGATGATAGAATGATCCACTCCTTTCATAGCTATTTTCTACGTCCAGGTGATAGCCATAAGCCCATCATTTACGATATTGAAGTATTGCGTGATGGAAAAAGTTTCAGTGCCCGCCGCGTCAGCGCAATACAAAATGGTCATCCTATCTTCTACATGACCGCGTCCTTTCAAGGACATGAAGAAAGTTTTGAACACCAAAATACTATGCCCCTGGTCCCTTCTCCCGAAGAGTTAGATTCCCAAGACGAAATTGTAAAAAAAATGGCTAGCTCACTCCCGGCAAAATTTAAAAAAGTTTTTTCCACGCCCCCCTTGGAGATGAAATTCGTTCCTCTTCAGAACCTACCTAATCATTCATCCCCAGTCCCTGTACGTTATGTTTGGTTCCGTAGCAACGGAAAAATGCCAGAAGAGCCCGTCATTCATCATTGTTTGCTGGGTTATGCGTCCGATTTCAATTTCTTACCCACGGCACTACAACCCCATGGCGTAAAGTTCATGGCGGCAAATATGCAAATAGCCACGATTGATCATTCAATGTGGTATCACCGTCCTTTCAATATGGATGACTGGTTACTCTATTCAATCGAAAGCCCATCAGCATCAGGAGCGCGTGGTTTTGTCCGTGGGCATATCTATAACCGTGCAGGCGTGCTTATTGCTTCTGCGGTTCAGGAGGGCGTAATCCGTAAGTTATGA